CGCGAGGGGAGCATTATGTTTTACAAACGAAGCGATCCGTTACTTGTATAGATTGCTTCATTAGCGCGCCAGGGAGATTTATCGCAATGACTGGATACCGGATACTGGATACCGGATACTGGATACGGAATACCAACAAAATTAACCGCATGATAAAAAAAATATTTAAAAACGATCCGTCCATAACCCTGGGCCGGATCCTGGTGCTAACTATAATGACGGGAAGCGCTATGGCCCTTAACTGGATGGGGGCGTTTCCTTTGAATTTCGTCCGGGCGGTATGGGCCGGCCTGGCTTTTTTCCTGTTTTCCACGTTGCTCAGGCTGGGTCATATCAAGCTGATCCACTGGGGATGGGATTACGGCCAGATGATCCTGAATGTGGCCTGGATATTTTTATTTTTAAGAATTTCCGGCGGAGCCGAAAATCCTTTTTCCCTGTTATTTTTTCTGGCCATCATCGCGGCCGCCAACGCCAGGTTGATCAAAGGGGCCATCTTTACCGCCACCATCTCCAGCCTGGCCTATGCCGGAATATTGGCCCTGGAATTTCAGACTTTCAGGAAAGCAGCCCTGATTTCAGAGCAGATAAATTTTATATCGGCCTTCAGCGCCGATTTTTTGTTTCGGGGATATATCTACGCCATCTGTTTTTACCTGGTGGCGGCCTTTGCCGGACTGCTGGCCGAGCGGCTGCAGGCCAAGGGCAGACAATTGGAAGCGGCCGACCAGGCCTGGGAGGAACTGAGACTCTCCACCGGCGACATCCTGGAAAAGATGGGCAGCGGCCTGCTGACCCTGAATGTCCAGGGGCAGATCAAATTCTGCAACCGGGCCGGCGCTCAAATACTAGGACTGGATCCGGCCCGGATGACCGGAGCCGGCTACCAATCCCTGCTGGATGGAGGATTGTCATCCTTGGCTGCGGTGCTGCAGCAAAGCCTTTCGGGCGACCCCGGCAAAATCGTCCGCAACGAGGTACTTCTGACACTGAGGAACGGCCGGGAAATCCCCCTGGGCGTCAGCGCCAATGCCATCCGCTACGGCGACGGCCGCCTGCAAGGAATCATCGCCATCTTACAGGATTTAACCGAGGCTAAAAAAATTGAGACCAGACTACAGGAAATGGAGCGGCTGGAAAATATCCAGGAGCTTGTCCAAAGCCTGCTTCAGGTGGTCCAGCCGACCATCGAACAGATAAATAAGGAGGCGACCGCCCTGATGATAGTCAGTCCGGATCACAACCGGGCCGCCGAGATTATCAAACAAAAAGCCGAGGCTATAAAAAAGACCCTGGCCGATTTCATCCGTTTTGCCAGGATCGAAAACCCCGACGATCAGCCCAATCCCGGCGAACCAAGCGCTCAGGAAGGGGTCATCATAGGCCAGAGCAATAATTTTCTGGATATATTAAAATTAGTGCGGCAGGTGGCCCCCAGCCAAAGCACCGTTTTGATATTGGGGGAATCAGGAACCGGCAAAGAGTTGGTCGCCCGGGAACTCCACCAGCTCAGCGCCCGCAGCGCCGGCTCATTTGTGTCCATCAACTGCGCGGCCCTGCCGGAGACCTTGCTGGAGTCCGAACTGTTCGGGCATGTCAAAGGCTCTTTTACCGGAGCGTTCCGCGACAAACCCGGCCTGTTTCAGGCGGCCGAGGGAGGAACATTTTTCTTAGACGAGGTTTCCGAAACCTCTCCCGCCATTCAAGTGAAACTTCTCCGGGTGCTGCAGGAACGCGAGGTGGTGCCGGTAGGAGGATCCCGGCCCGTCAAGGTGGACGTCCGCCTGATTTCGGCCACCAACGTCGATCTTTACAAGGCGGTGGAAGATGGGAAATTCCGCCGGGACCTGTTCTATCGGCTAAACGTCATTCAACTGGAACTACCGCCGTTGCGGCAGAGGGGCCAGGACATTCTGATGCTGGCCGAATATTTCCTGAATAAATACTGCCGCCGCCAGGGCAGATCGGCCAAAGCGCTTTCTCCGGAAGCCCGGGAATTCTTATTGGGATACCGTTGGCCGGGAAACGTCAGGGAATTGGAGAACGCCATGGAAAGGGCGGTGGTTTTAAGCCAGGGCCCGTCTATAGAAAAGGATCAT
This window of the candidate division TA06 bacterium genome carries:
- a CDS encoding sigma 54-interacting transcriptional regulator is translated as MTGYRILDTGYWIRNTNKINRMIKKIFKNDPSITLGRILVLTIMTGSAMALNWMGAFPLNFVRAVWAGLAFFLFSTLLRLGHIKLIHWGWDYGQMILNVAWIFLFLRISGGAENPFSLLFFLAIIAAANARLIKGAIFTATISSLAYAGILALEFQTFRKAALISEQINFISAFSADFLFRGYIYAICFYLVAAFAGLLAERLQAKGRQLEAADQAWEELRLSTGDILEKMGSGLLTLNVQGQIKFCNRAGAQILGLDPARMTGAGYQSLLDGGLSSLAAVLQQSLSGDPGKIVRNEVLLTLRNGREIPLGVSANAIRYGDGRLQGIIAILQDLTEAKKIETRLQEMERLENIQELVQSLLQVVQPTIEQINKEATALMIVSPDHNRAAEIIKQKAEAIKKTLADFIRFARIENPDDQPNPGEPSAQEGVIIGQSNNFLDILKLVRQVAPSQSTVLILGESGTGKELVARELHQLSARSAGSFVSINCAALPETLLESELFGHVKGSFTGAFRDKPGLFQAAEGGTFFLDEVSETSPAIQVKLLRVLQEREVVPVGGSRPVKVDVRLISATNVDLYKAVEDGKFRRDLFYRLNVIQLELPPLRQRGQDILMLAEYFLNKYCRRQGRSAKALSPEAREFLLGYRWPGNVRELENAMERAVVLSQGPSIEKDHLPPDLFKNPARSLPEDKAHRLPETSASGSLKDEEKQIIRNVLQSCNGNKTQAARKLGIHYATLYRKLKLYGIK